GGGTCGCACCACGGTCCAGGCCGCCGGCCGAGGGTCGCCAGCCGTCGAGCCGGGATTCCAGCGCGGTCAGGTCGTCGATTCGGTCGTCGTTGATGGACATGGTCGTTCCAGCCTTTCCTGAAGCCGGGCGAGCCCGGACTTGTATCGTCGATGCGCGGCGGCCGTGGAACACCCTTGAAGCACGGCGATCTGGTCGAAGGTCAGTCCGCCCCAGATGCGGGCTGTGACGGCTTCGCGGGACTCGGCGTCCAACTCGGCTAAGAGCGAGGACGCGTCACGGGCGTCGAGCCGGTCGTCCACCGAGGCGAACCAGGCGTCGGCCTCCGATCGGCTGACCAGCCCCTCGCGGGCCCGGCGCCGGCGGTCGCCGCGGTGGGCGGAGACCGCCGCGTTGCGGACGACGCGATGGAGCCAGACGGCCGGTTCGTCGGGCAAGCGCCCCTGCCGCGCCAGGGCGACGAAGGCGTCTTGCACCAGATCCTCGGCCTCGGCGGCGTCGCGCCACTGGCGGGCGTAGAGGACCAGGGCCGCCGCGTGGGCGTCGAAGAGGCGTCCCAACACGTCCGGCCCGATCGTCATGCCCGTCGCCTCCCGATGGCCCTGGCGACGGCCCGTCCGTCTCCCCATGAGAGTACACGCCGCGGGCGGCGAGATTTCTCGGGGGCGATGAATTTGACGAGTGCATCGGGCGGCACGGGTGCCCTTTACACGTCCCGTCGTTCGTCGGGGGAGGCGTCGTGGAGGGTGCGGAGAATTCGGGCTCGCGCCTCGGCGCTGAGGGCGTCGAGCTCGATCGATTCGCCCAAGGTTCTTTGGCGGCAGGCTTTGCGGAGGAACTGGATCTGGCGGCGGAAGCGACGACAGGGCGGGCAGATGATCAGATGGCCGCCCAACGCCAGGCGGTCGACGAGGTCGAGCGGCTCGTCGAGCTGGCGCGAGGCCAGCTCGGACGCCGAATCGCACGCGAGGGTCAGGATCGAGCGGAGCCGTCGCAATCGCTTCATGGACGTCTCGGAGGGCCGTCGGCGTCGGTGCCGAACCAGTGTTTCTCCAGGCAGGCCCGGAGCAGGATCCGCGCCCGGTGGAGCCGGACTCGCAGGTTGCCGGGGTTGACGCGGAGGTCGACGCGGAGTTGATCAAGTTCCACGCCCTCGACCTCCCGGAGCAGGAAGGCCCTGGCGAGGTGGCCGGGGAGGCGAGACGAGCAGTCCTCGAACACCCGCCAGAAGTCGGCGTCGTCGAGCGCCGCCTCGGGGGATCGCCATTTCGCCGGGGCTTCCCGCCAGCGGCCCCGGGCGTCGAACAGGTCCGACGACGGCCGATCGCCGGGACCGGGGAGGTCCGCTTCGATCATGGCCGAACTCGACCGCTCACGGCGATAATGGTCGGCGATCTTCCGTCGGAGAATGCCCAGCAGCCAGGTCCGGGCGGCGGCCTCGCCGCGATAGAGGTGGACGCCCCGGAGGGCTGCAAGGAGAACGTCCTGGACGAGGTCCTCGGCGATCTCCCGACGACCGACGCGCGCCCGGGCGTAGCGGTAGAGCGCGTCGCCGTGCCGATCCAGCCAGGCGGACGGGTCGGCGGTCTCGTCGGCAGGCCCGGAGGTCCCAGGGTTCGGAGTGCTCGACATCGCGGCGGGGCCTCACTCGCCCCCGGTTCGCATGCCCGGGGCTTGCAAGATCTCGGGCGCCTTCACGCGTCCGCCGTGCCCATGGCTGACCTTCGCGAAGGCGACCTTACGCCCCGGGCCGATCACGAACGTGGAGGGGTAAGCCGTCTCGCCCGGGGCGTCCCAGCGGAGCCCGTAGGCCCTGGTCACGGCGAAGTCGGGATCCAGCACGAGGTCGAAGTTGTCGGGCAGCCCCTTGCCCGACGCGAAGTCCTGGGCGTGCGCCTTCAGGGCTTCGGCCGGGCCGGGATAGAGCAGGACGACCCGGGCCTTTCGCTCGCGGAACTGACCGGCATTGCGGACCAGCTCGGCGACTTGCGCCGTACAGGCCGGGCACTCGTAGCCCGGCCAGCCCCGGAGGACCACCAGGACCACGGGCCCCCTCTCGGTCAGCGTCTCCAACCGAACGGCCCCGTCGGCGAGGGTTTTGAGGGTGAAGTCCGGGGCCAGGCCCCCGACGCTCGGCGGAGCGACGGGGCCGGCCGCCAGGGCGCCGGCGACCAGGAACAGGAAACCGCAAGGAGGTGAAAGACGGTGAATCGTACGCACGGCAAGTCTCCCGAGGAACTGATTCCCACCAAGGATTCCACACATCGGTCACTTCGCTTTCGTCGCCCGCCACGGGATGTCGACGGCCTGGTAGACGACGGCCGTGCGCTTGTTCTGGACGAAGCAGGCCAGCCGCAGCCTGTCACGCTTCCAGGCGGGGTCGATCGTGAAGGCGAACTGCTTCGACGCCGGGGCGGTCCCATTCAACTCGACGAAATCGTACTCGGTCCGGCGGGCCGGGAACCGGGCGATCAGGGTCTTGCCGGCGTTCTCCCCAGACTGGACGTCGGTCGAGACGCCGTCCTCGCGAAGCACCGCGCAGACGAGCAGCGGCGCGTCGTCGAGCTTCGTCGATCGGCGAGCGACCGCGACGAACGCCTTGCCCGACAGTCCATCCTCAGCGACGTCGAGTTTCACGTCCAGCGACACGGCGGGCGGTTTGGTCCGAGCCGCGCGGATCGCGGCGGCGGCCGAGGCCGGGTCGCGGCCGTTCACCGACCGGGCGCCGTCGATCATCAGCATCGGCGTATAGTAGAGGCCGTACGATTCGGGCTTGGGCCCGGTGTAGACGTCGTTGTAGACCATCTGCCGCTGGCTGTAGATCGGGTCGGAGAAGACGTCTTTCCACGGCTTGTTGAAGTAATCGACGTGGAAGGCGATGGGGACGATCCCCGGGTTCTCGGCGGCGAGCCGGCCCAGGATCTCCTCGGCGGCGGGGCACATGTCGCACCCCTGCGAGGTGTACAACTCGACGAGGACCCCGCGCTTGGACGACGAGGGCTCCTCAGCGGCCGAGGAGGAGGGGAGGGCCGCCAGGGCGACGACGACTGCGGCGAGGAGCCGGCTTTGAGGGGGCATTGAGGAGTCTCCTGGAGCGAGGCCGCGACGGAGGAGGTCGAGGCGGTCCGGTCGCCCCGAGGACGCTGGCAAGACGCCGCCCGCGGCCGAGTTATTCGCCCCTATCGCCGATCCGCAGGAAATCGCCCCGGACGCGTAACGCTCGAAGGGATCCCGCGACTAATGCCAGGGCGACGGCCAGGAGGCCGCGCCGATCCGCCTCCCATGAGGCACGGTTTCGAGCAATCCAACAGAGGACGATCCATGCTGAGAACCCACCTCGCGCGGGCCCGGTCGCTCGCGCTCACCGCCTTTCTCGTCGTGATCGGTTGTGCATCGGCGGCCGCCGGCGAGTTGCAGATCACGGTGACCAGCAATCAACCGGCCGGCGGCTTCGCATTTTCTCCGGTGTGGTTCGGGGTCCACGACGGGACCTATCGCACGTTCGCCCCGGGGACGGCGGTCTCGCCGGCCTTGCAGGCGGTCGCCGAGCTGGGAGACCCCTCGGCGCTGGCGACGGCCTTCACCGGCCACGGCTCGCAGGCGATCGCGGGCTCGGCGCCGATCGGGCCGGGGGGGACGGCTTCGACGATCCTGGACGTCGCCTCCCCGACGACGCAGCAGTACCTGAGCTTCGCGTCGATGGTGGTCCCCTCGAACGACTTCTTCTTCGGGAACTCCGACCCGTTGGCGTTTCGCTTATTCAACGCCGCCGGCCAGTTCCTGGGGCCGATCACCATCCAGATCTTCGGCTTGAACGTCTGGGACGCCGGCAGCGAGCGGAACGACATCGGCTTCGGCGCGGCGTTCATCGTCGGGGACGACGCCACGGGCCACGTCGCCGAGAACGGCGTGGTCGCGCCCGTCTTCGGCGGCTCGGCCGACAATTCGGCCTACCTCGCCTCCATCCTGGGCAAGTCCACGCCGTACGGCTACGACATCTCGCACCTCATGAGCCCCGGCGACCTCATCGCCACGATTCGGATCGAGGCCGTCCCCGAGCCGGCGTCGATCGCGATGTTCGGCGCGGGCCTCGTCGCGATCGGCGTCGCGACACTTCGGCGGCGCGGCTGAGGCCTTGGGTTACGAACCGAACGACGGCGGCTCCGCTCCGGCGGCGGAGCCGTTCGTCTCCACTGCTCGGCCCGGCTCACCTCGGACGGGGGCCTCGGGCCGGGCCGAGGGGGGCGACGAGTCGCTCTCCTGCTTTCAAGGTTGCAGCGTCGTGGCCGAAACGCCCAGGGCTTGCAGGATTTCGGACGCGTCCGCACGGCCGCCGTGGACGCGGCTGACCTTCGCAAAGGCGACCTTACGGCCGGCGCCAAGCACGAAGGTGGAGGGATAAGCCGTTTCGTCCCCGCCCTCCCAACGCAGGTTGTAGGCCTTGGTCATAACGTAGTCGGCGTCCAGCACGAGGTCGAAGTTGCCCGGGAGATCCTTGGCGGCGACGAATGCGTCGGCGGCCGCCTTCAGACCGTCGGCCTCGCCGGGATAGACCAGCACGACCCGGGCGTTTCTCGCCCGGAACTCCGCGGTTCTTCGGACCAGATCGGCGACCTGTTGCGTGTCGTAAGAGTCCTGGAATCCCGGCCAGCCGCGGAGGAGCACCACGACCGCCGGCCCTTGCTCCACCAACGCTCCCAGATGGACCGACTTGCCGGCGGGCGTCTTGAGCGTGAAGTCCGGCGCCTGGCCGCCCACGACCGGCGGTTCCTTCGAGCTCTGCGCCCCGGCGCTGGAGACGAGGAGCAGCAGCAGGCACGGCTGGAAGAGGCGGAGGGCCGAGTGCATCGTCGAAGTCTCCAGAGGAAATGTAGGGTCATGTAGAATCATACACGAACATTACTTGGCCGGCAGGCCCTGCCATGGAAGATCGACCGCCTGATGAACGACGGCCGTCCGCTTGTCTTGCACGAAGCAGGCCAGTCGCAATTTATCGCGATCTCAGGATGGGTCGATTGTGAAGGAGAACTGCCTGGAAACGGGGGCGGATCCACTCAATTCGACCAAGTCGTACTCGGTGCGACGGGCCGGGTAGCGGGCGATCAGAGTCTTGCCGGCGTTCTCGCCGGAGATCCCCGGATTCTCGGCGGCGGGGCACATGTCGCACCCCTGCGAGGGGTACAACTCGACGAGGCCCCCGCGCTTCGCTGGGGAGGCGGCCTCCTCGGCGGCCGCGAATTGGACGATCGTCGTCAGGAAGACGGTCACGGCCAGGTGCAGCCGGCGGAGCGGCATGAGGGATTCTCCTGAAGCATGCCATCGAGAAAGTCTGTGGCGTTCCCGTCGCCACGAGAATGCGAGCAAGACGACCGCCGCCGCCAGGCTCAGAACGAATCTGCCGCGTACCAGATCGAGACGAGCGCCAGAACCACGACCACCCATGGGACGCCCGCCACGACGAGCGCGGCCCAGCCGGCCGTGGGAAGGACGCCGATCCACCATCCGAGCAGGAACTTCGTGAGGTAGTAGGTGAAGGCGAGGAGGAGCAGCAGGGCGAGCAGGATGCCGAACCAGACGAGGCCCGAGATCTTGGTGACCCACTGGAGGTTCTCCTCGGGCTTCTGAGGCTTCAACTCGATCGGGAAGGACGCTGCGCCCGCCTTCGGGCCCAGCAGAATGAACCGGGAGAGCGACTCGTGGTTGCGCGGGTCGAGAGCCGCGCCGTGGCCTCCGTCGACGGTGAACTGGTTGCGGTTGGCGACGTCCCTGGTGAATCCGGTCAGACCGCCGCTTCCCAGGACGCCCCGCGGTCGTCGAAAGACGCGCCGGAGCTGCTCGTGGAAGGCCGGGAAAAGGCCCACGACCCAGTCGCGCGTGGCGACGTCGTTGCGCAGGTCCTGGAGCCGTCCCTCGGCCTCGAACTCGTCCCACTCGTAGTCGCGGTCGACGACGCTCCCGGTCAGGGCGACGCGTTCGAACCGACACGCCTTGTAGTCGCGCATCGCCTGCGCCAGCATGTGCGTGCCGTGGCTGTGGCCGACGAATCCGAAACGGCGGCGGGCGTTGGGGAACTGCGCGACGTCCTGAGTGTACGAGTCCATGAATTCGCGAGTCACCTTGAGGCGGTCTCGGGGGATCAGGAAGTTGAGCAGGGAGAAATAGACGTACTTCCCTTTTCGGACCACGAGCGAATCCTCCGGCATCCCCTCCGCGCGGGCGACGTCCTTGAGCTTCTCCGCCACCGCGTCGACCCAGTCGCCGTAATCCCGGATGCCGTGGACAAGGTAAACGACGCGCGTCACCTCGTCGCGGCGTCGGTTCTCGACGGCCGTCTGTGGGCCGATCTCCCCCACGGGGTCGGCGATCGCCGTGCGGAAGAGCCGCTCGCGCTTCTCGCAGCTTTCCGGAGAGTGGCCCGGTCCGGGGGTGAATCGCAGGATGTCGTAATGCCCGGTCTGCTTGCTGCGCTCGATCCCATCCGAGGTCACGACCAGACTGCAAAACTTGTCGCCCGCCAGCAGCACGTCCTGGTGGTCGGACTCCTTCATCATGTTGTCGTACTTGCCCACCAGCAGGATCGTGAGCGGATAGCCCTCGGCGGTCGCATTGAGGTTCGACCACTGGACGCGGAGGTTGCCGATGAACGGCGAGCCGCGCAGGGTTGCGAAGATCAACTTCCCGAGCCCCGCCTTTCGGGCCGGCCTCTGGATCAGCCGGAAGAACCAGTAGAGAGGCCGGCTCATGTACTCAGGCCGCACGGTCAACGTCCAGCCTCGGTCCATGCTCGACATCAGGACCATCCGTTCGACCAGGCCCGGCCAGGGCTTCTTCCCCCGAACGAGCTGCGTGGGACAGTCCTGGACCTGCCCGCGGCCGTAGACGTACGCCTTGCGGATCATCAACGCTCCGACGCTGTGGCCGATCAGCACGATTTTCCGATAGCCGTCGCCGGGTCGCTGGGCCCGGGCGTCGACGGCTTCCTGGATGGCGTCGCTCAGGTCGGCCGCGATCCTCGCCGCATCGGCCCGGGAGAGCCAACACGTCAAATTGCGGAAGAAGGCCCAGATGAAGCGGATCGGCCAGGAGAGCCGTCGCAGGATTTCGAGGAATCGGGACCGGGGCCGAGCGCCTCCCTCCACGACCCACCGATTGGAACCCCAACTCGCAGGATAGCGCGGCGCCAACAAATCGGCGTCCGGATACTCTTCGAGGACGACCCGCCGGAGGTCCCGAAGCCGGTCCCAGGGATACCCCCAGCCGTGCACGAGGACGACCAGGTCGAGCGATCTGGACGCAGGGGGGAAGGCGACCGGCTTGGGGTAGGCGAGGGCCATGTCGTCGGCTCCAGAGGGCTGATCCCGCGCCCGTTCCGTCCGCGAGGGGCGTCGTCGATACGCCGGTCCCCCGCATTGCGGCGTCGTCGACGACGCCTCTGGCGGTACGCTTCCTTTGTGTTATAATCTTCGGGACCGTTGCATGCGCCCTCCCTGGAACGGTTCCCGCCCCGACCTCTCACCGAGGAGCCGGCGCCGCTGATGAATCGCCCCTTCACGCAGTCTCTGATCATCCTCATCCTGGGGGCCCCCCTGGCGGCGAATCCGCGCGCCACGGCCGGCGAGGATGCGGCCGCCGAGGCGACGGGCCTCTTCAAGACGTACTGCTACGACTGCCACGGCGACGGCGCCCGCAAAGGGGGCCTGGCGCTCGACGAACTGCTGAAGCCCGGCAAGGGCGAGGGCCGGCTCGAGTGGGAGTCCGTCTGGAAGATCGTCCGCCACGAGTTCATGCCCCCCGCCGACGCCGACCGTCCCTCCGACGACGAACGCCGGGAGATGACCCGCTGGATCGAACGCCAGGTCTTCCACGTTGAGGCATCGAAGCCCGACCCAGGCCGCGTGACCATCCGCCGCCTCAATCGGATGGAGTATCACTACACCGTCCGCGACCTGTTCGGGATCGAACTGGATCTGGCCAGGGAACTCCCCCCGGACGACACGGCCTTCGGCTTCGACAACATCGGCGACGCCCTGACGCTCTCCCCCGCCCTCCTGGAAACCTACCTGAAGCTGGCCGAGAAGGTCGTCGAGTCGGTCGTCGTGACCGACGGCCCACGCCATCCTCGGGTCGACCTGTCGCCCCCTCAGTTCAAGGCGACGGCACCCGACGAGAAGGGGCGACTCCAGCAGACCGCCCAGGTTGAGCTGAAGCATTCGGGCCGCTACCGCGTCGAGGTCCAGTTCCGGCTGGGCGACTTCCGGGCCACCACCGGCGATTACCTGTTCCAGATGACCATGGGCGGGACGAAGCTCGCCGAACAGGTCGTCAGCGACGGCGGCGAGAAGACCTACGTCCTTGCCGGCGAGGTCGAGCTGCCGGCTGGGACGCACGCCCTGGCTCTGTCGACCGAGCCGACGCCCCCCGTCGCCGGGGGCGACAGGCCGCGTTCGTTGACCCTCTTCCCCAGAGCCATGGTCGTCGGGCCGCTTGGGTCGAACATCTTCGACGTTCCCGAGCCTCACCGCCGGATCTTCTTCAACGGTCCCGCGCCCGAGGACCCCGCGGCTCGTCGAGCTTACGCCAAGTCCGTCATCCGGCGCGTCGCCGATCGGGCCTTCCGTCGCCCCGCGACCGACGAGGCGATCGAGCGGCTGGCCGACGTCGCCCTGGAGGGGGGCTCGTTCGAGGTCGGAATCGCCCGGGCCCTGACGGCGATCCTGGGCTCCCCTCGGTTCTTCTACCGGGCCGAACTCCAGGCGCACCCGGACGACCCGGCGGAAGTCCAGCCGCTCGACGAATACGCGCTGGCGTCTCGGCTCTCGTACCTGCTCTGGCTGAGCCTTCCGGACGACGAGTTGTCCCGACTGGCCGCGGAAGGCCGATTGCGGGCCGAACTCCCGGGGCAGCTTCGCCGGATGCTGGCGGATCCGAGGTCAGGCCGGTTCTTCGAGGACTTCGCCGGCCAGTGGCTGCGGACGCGCAACATCCTGCACACCCCGATGACCAGCCGCGATTCAGCCCGCGTTACGCCCGTCCGCCCCGCCATGAAGCGCGAGACGGAGATGCTCTTCGAGTACATCGCCCGCGAGGGCCGCGACCTCGTCGAGCTGCTGACGGCCGACTACACGTTCCTCAACGAGAAGCTCGCGAGGCACTATGGGATCGACGGCGTGTCCGGCGACGAGATGCGCCGGGTCCCTCTGCCGCCGGAGAGCCATCGCCAGGGCGTGCTGACCCACGGCGGCCTGCTGATCTCCACGTCGAACCCCGGCCGAACCTCGCCGGTGAAGCGCGGGGTGTTCGTGCTGGAGAACCTGCTGGGGAAGGAAGTGCCGCCACCTCCGCCGAACGTCGCGCCATTGGAGGACGAACGGCGGGGCGGGTTTCGGTCGAGGACGCTCCGCGAGCAACTGGCCGCGCACCGGGAGCAGGCGTCGTGCGCCTCGTGCCACAACCGCTTCGACCCGATCGGCCTGGCGCTGGAGAACTTCGACCAGCTCGGCGTGTTTCGCGAGCGAGAGCGCAACGGCCAACCCGTCGACGCCACCGCGAAGCTCGTGACGGGCGAGGCGATCTCGGGGGCGGCCGAGCTGGGCCGGGCGCTGGCCTCTCGGCCCGAGGCGTTCTACCGCTGCGTGGCCGAGAAGCTGCTGACCTACGCCCTGGGCCGCGGTTTGGAACCTTCGGACGCACCCACGCTGGACGCGATCACGGCCCGAACCAAGGCGGAGCATGGAGCGTTCCCCGCGATGCTGACGGCCGTGGTCGAGAGCGCTCCGTTCCAGTCGCGTCGTGGCGACGGCGGCGAGGCCGCGGCTCAAGCGCGGACGGCCCGGATGCAGCCCCCGCCGCCGGAACGTCGGGGCGCCGCCGGCCGAAGCATGGTGGAGGCCGCCCGTCGCGCGGCGGCCGGGGAACAGGCGAAGAACCAGGCGGAACCCGAAGAGGCCGAGGCCGAGCGCCCGGCAGGCGCCGAAGTGGAGGGAAGGCCGTGAGCCGACGACCGACGACCGACGGGACCAGTCGACGCGCCTTCCTTCGCGGCCTGGGCGCCTGCGTGGCGCTGCCGACCCTCGAATCACTGGCCCGCCCTGCGCGAGCGGGGGCCGTCGCCGGCCGCCCGGCGCAGACGGCCTCCGGCATGCCCCTGCGGACGGCGTTCGTCGCCTTCCCCAACGGCTCGAACTACGAGCGCTGGCTCCCCTCTGGCGAGGGCCGCGACTACAAGGCGAACGAGACGTTCGTCCCGATGGCCGCGCTCCGCGAGAAGTTCCAGATCATCACCAACCTGGCCCACGACGCGGCCAACGACTGGGGAGACGGTCCCGGCGATCACGCTCGCTCCGGAGCCACCTTCCTGACCGGCGCCCACGCCTGGAAGGCCGGCGGCGCGAGGCTCCATCTGGGGACGTCGGTCGATCAGGTGGCCGCCGCGCAGGTCGGCCGGACGACGCGGATCGACTCGCTCCAGCTCGGCACCGAGCCCGGCCGTCTCTACGGGGCCTGTGACACCGGCTACGCCTGTGCGTATCAGTACAACCTCTCGTGGGCTTCCGAGAGCACCCCCCTGCCCCCTGAGCCCAACCCCCGAATGGTCTTCGAGCGTCTCTTCGGCGCGCCCGGCCCCAACCGTGAAGCCCTCCTGCGACAGCGTTTGGAGACCCGCAAAAGCGTCCTCGACTTCGTTCTGGACGACGCCCGCAGCCTGCAGAAGTCGCTGGGTCGGAACGACCGCGCCAAGCTCGATGAGTACCTGGCGGGCGTTCGCAAGCTCGAAGAGGAGATCGAAAAGCACGAGCGGTTCCGCTCGCCCGATCCCTCGCTCGCCCCGGCCCTCCCCGCCGGCATCCCCGAAGGCCACGGCGATCACGTCGACCTGATGTACGACCTGATGGCCATCGCCTTCCAGTCCGACTCGACCCGCGTGATCAGCTTCGCCGTCGCCCCCGAGGGGAGCAACCGCCCTCTCCCGGAGCTGGGCCTGACCGAAGGCCACCACTACCTCACCCACCACGCCGGCGATCCGGAGAAGCGCAAGAAGGTCGGCCAGATCGAGCGCTGGTACATGGAGCGGTTCGCCCGCTTCCTGGCGAAGCTCGACGCCGCCAAGGACGCCGACGGATCGTCCGTCCTGGACAACGCGATGATCGTCTACGGCTGCGCCATCGGCGACGGCAACCGGCACAACCACGACCAGTTGCCGGTCGTCCTGGCGGGCGGCGGCGGTGGGACGCTTTCCCCCGGCCGTCACGTCAAGCTGGCCTCCGCCACGCCGATGACGAACCTCTACGCCTCCATGCTCGACCGCCTGGGCGTCCGCGCCGAACGCGTCGGCGACAGCACCGGGCGGCTCGACGAGGTCTGATCGAAGGTTCCCGGGCGAGGAATCTCGTAGAGCAGCGTGAGATTGAGGCGGCGACGGCAAACTAAGGGTTGTCGAGCGAGGCCGCGAACCCTCGTCGCGAGGTCGCCGGGATGTTGAGCGACGCGGAGATCCGCGAGGTGATCGATCAGGTGTCGCGCGGTAACCGCGAGGCCTTTCATCTGATCGTCCGCGCTTACAACCTGCCGCTGCGCAGCTTCATCGCCAGTCAGGTTCACCACCTGGAAGACGTCGACGACCTGGCGCAGGAGGTGCTGCTGGGCGCCTATCGCAACCTGGGCGACTTCCGCCGCGGCGAGGACTTCGGAGCGTGGCTGCGGGGCATCGCACGCAACCAACTCCTCTTCTATTTTCGCACCTCGGGAAGGCGACGGAAGGCGATGGAACGGTTCCGCGAAGACGCCTCGCGGCTCGTCCAGGCTGATCTCGACCACGCGGTCTCGGGCGACACCAGCGAGGCCGTCGAGGCCCTGCTGCGTTGCGTGGGTCGGCTCCCGGAGAAGCTCCGCCGCGTGGTCCGCGCCGGCCTCGACGGCGACAAGCCGGCGCTCCTGGCCAAGGAACTGATGACCACCGTCGGCGCGATCTATAACCTGCACTACCGAGCCAACCGCCTGTTGCGGGAATGCATGACGAGGGAACTTGACTGAGATGGATCCCGACCTGCGCGAGATGATCGCCGCCTGGATGGGGGGCGACCTGGAATCGGCCGAGGCCGAGCGATTGCTCGCGAGGCTGCGCGACGACTCGGCCTTTCGGCTCGCGTTCGTCGCCGAGATCCGGATGCTCGGGATGCTGAAAGCCGTCCAGTCGTCGGAGCCGCGCTGGCTGCGCCTTGAGGACGAACTGGGCTGGAGCGCCTTGCAAACGCCCGACGACGAAGCCTCAGCCGTGGAGGAGGAGTTCGCCCGGCGGCTGTCCGAGGGACCCCCGCGACTGAGCCAGGCCGGACGGCGACGGGCGGCTTGGCTGACGCCGACTGCCGCAGCCGCCGCGGTCCTCGCGGCAGCCGCCCTCGTCTACTGGGTCGCGTCGCGGCGTGGGAACGTTCCACCCGCCCCGGTCGTCGTCCTGGGGGCGCCGCCGGCCTTGACCCCGGCCATTGCGATGCTGGTCCAGGAAGACTCGGCTCGTTGGAATACGTCGAGCGGGCCGCCGCCAGCCGTCGGCGAGGTCCTCCGCCCGCGTCGTCTTGAATTGCTGGAAGGCCGCGCGACTCTCTCCATGCTCAACGGCGTGCGGCTCGTCGTCGAGGGGCCGGCCGACCTGGATTTGATGTCCGTCGATCAGGTCCACTGCCGGCGTGGTCGGTTGCGCGCCCGGGTGCCCGAGGGCGCCGAAGGTTTCGTCGTTTCCGGCCCGGGCTCAGCGGTCGTCGACATGGGGACCGAGTTCGCGCTCAATCTCGCCCCCGAGGGCGCGGCGCGAGGTCGGGTCATCCAGGGGAAGGTGGAGGCTGCGGCGCTGGGACCCTCCGGGATGCTGGAACGCTCTCGCGTGCTGTCCGAGAAGCGGAGCTTCAAGATCGACCACTCCGTGATCGAGCTTGAAGAGAACGACTCGCCGACCGACTTCGTCGGACCGTCGAACCTGACCGTCGGTACGCTCGCCCCGGCCGCCGATTACGCCTCCACGATCCTGGCCGACCATCCTGCGAGTTACTGGCGGTTCGAACGCCTGGATTCGGGGAAAGTCTCGAACGAGGTCTCGGGCGGACCCGATCTCGTCGCTCACGGCCCGGTCCGACTCGCAGATCCCGTCGACGGCCGTGACAACCACTGCGCCGAGTTCGTCGAGGGGGACACAAGCCAGTACTTCAGCCCCACGACACTCTGGTCGCCTCCCGA
The sequence above is a segment of the Paludisphaera rhizosphaerae genome. Coding sequences within it:
- a CDS encoding DUF1592 domain-containing protein, producing MNRPFTQSLIILILGAPLAANPRATAGEDAAAEATGLFKTYCYDCHGDGARKGGLALDELLKPGKGEGRLEWESVWKIVRHEFMPPADADRPSDDERREMTRWIERQVFHVEASKPDPGRVTIRRLNRMEYHYTVRDLFGIELDLARELPPDDTAFGFDNIGDALTLSPALLETYLKLAEKVVESVVVTDGPRHPRVDLSPPQFKATAPDEKGRLQQTAQVELKHSGRYRVEVQFRLGDFRATTGDYLFQMTMGGTKLAEQVVSDGGEKTYVLAGEVELPAGTHALALSTEPTPPVAGGDRPRSLTLFPRAMVVGPLGSNIFDVPEPHRRIFFNGPAPEDPAARRAYAKSVIRRVADRAFRRPATDEAIERLADVALEGGSFEVGIARALTAILGSPRFFYRAELQAHPDDPAEVQPLDEYALASRLSYLLWLSLPDDELSRLAAEGRLRAELPGQLRRMLADPRSGRFFEDFAGQWLRTRNILHTPMTSRDSARVTPVRPAMKRETEMLFEYIAREGRDLVELLTADYTFLNEKLARHYGIDGVSGDEMRRVPLPPESHRQGVLTHGGLLISTSNPGRTSPVKRGVFVLENLLGKEVPPPPPNVAPLEDERRGGFRSRTLREQLAAHREQASCASCHNRFDPIGLALENFDQLGVFRERERNGQPVDATAKLVTGEAISGAAELGRALASRPEAFYRCVAEKLLTYALGRGLEPSDAPTLDAITARTKAEHGAFPAMLTAVVESAPFQSRRGDGGEAAAQARTARMQPPPPERRGAAGRSMVEAARRAAAGEQAKNQAEPEEAEAERPAGAEVEGRP
- a CDS encoding DUF1552 domain-containing protein; this encodes MSRRPTTDGTSRRAFLRGLGACVALPTLESLARPARAGAVAGRPAQTASGMPLRTAFVAFPNGSNYERWLPSGEGRDYKANETFVPMAALREKFQIITNLAHDAANDWGDGPGDHARSGATFLTGAHAWKAGGARLHLGTSVDQVAAAQVGRTTRIDSLQLGTEPGRLYGACDTGYACAYQYNLSWASESTPLPPEPNPRMVFERLFGAPGPNREALLRQRLETRKSVLDFVLDDARSLQKSLGRNDRAKLDEYLAGVRKLEEEIEKHERFRSPDPSLAPALPAGIPEGHGDHVDLMYDLMAIAFQSDSTRVISFAVAPEGSNRPLPELGLTEGHHYLTHHAGDPEKRKKVGQIERWYMERFARFLAKLDAAKDADGSSVLDNAMIVYGCAIGDGNRHNHDQLPVVLAGGGGGTLSPGRHVKLASATPMTNLYASMLDRLGVRAERVGDSTGRLDEV
- a CDS encoding sigma-70 family RNA polymerase sigma factor — encoded protein: MLSDAEIREVIDQVSRGNREAFHLIVRAYNLPLRSFIASQVHHLEDVDDLAQEVLLGAYRNLGDFRRGEDFGAWLRGIARNQLLFYFRTSGRRRKAMERFREDASRLVQADLDHAVSGDTSEAVEALLRCVGRLPEKLRRVVRAGLDGDKPALLAKELMTTVGAIYNLHYRANRLLRECMTRELD
- a CDS encoding LamG domain-containing protein encodes the protein MDPDLREMIAAWMGGDLESAEAERLLARLRDDSAFRLAFVAEIRMLGMLKAVQSSEPRWLRLEDELGWSALQTPDDEASAVEEEFARRLSEGPPRLSQAGRRRAAWLTPTAAAAAVLAAAALVYWVASRRGNVPPAPVVVLGAPPALTPAIAMLVQEDSARWNTSSGPPPAVGEVLRPRRLELLEGRATLSMLNGVRLVVEGPADLDLMSVDQVHCRRGRLRARVPEGAEGFVVSGPGSAVVDMGTEFALNLAPEGAARGRVIQGKVEAAALGPSGMLERSRVLSEKRSFKIDHSVIELEENDSPTDFVGPSNLTVGTLAPAADYASTILADHPASYWRFERLDSGKVSNEVSGGPDLVAHGPVRLADPVDGRDNHCAEFVEGDTSQYFSPTTLWSPPERPGYAVELWFLTEWISHAALAAMVSEPDTQNHAFLLELTSRNRLTLLYKPASVRMVHRRPPGRGGGGTVFSEPCYVPYRWHHLVGQMNGDRMEVYLDGLPTASSVVSAGPATPPAQLIFGRLTTIPIHDSGYSRPFYGRIDEAAIYDHPLTPERIRLHHELGRARP